In Kitasatospora gansuensis, a genomic segment contains:
- the pgi gene encoding glucose-6-phosphate isomerase, which translates to MTALNRTPLDRLPQWTALAKHREEFGDTHLRELFAADSGRGADYTLRVGDLLVDYSKQLVTDQTLGLLRELAAATGVAELRDAMFRGEKINITEDRAVLHTALRAPRGAVVEVDGENVVPAVHAVLDKMAAFADRVRSGAWTGQTGKRIRNIVNIGIGGSDLGPAMAYEVLRSYAQRDLTVRFVSNVDGADLHEAVRDLDAAETLFIVASKTFTTIETITNATSAREWLLGELGAGQEAVAKHFVALSTNEAGVADFGIDVANMFEFWDWVGGRYSYDSAIGLSLMIAIGPDHFREMLDGFHLVDEHFRTAPAEENVPLLLGLLGVWYGAFFDAQAHAVLPYSHYLARFTAYLQQLDMESNGKSVDRDGNPVAWQTGPVVWGTPGTNGQHAYYQLLHQGTKVIPADFIGFAKPVAELSPALAAQHDLLMANFFAQTQALAFGKTAEEVAAEGVPAELVPHKTFQGNHPTTTVLAAELTPSVLGQLVALYEHKVFVQGAVWNIDSFDQWGVELGKVLAKRIEPVLLTGEGTAALDSSTAALVANYRSLRGR; encoded by the coding sequence ATGACGGCGCTGAACCGTACCCCCCTGGACCGGCTGCCGCAGTGGACGGCACTGGCCAAGCACCGGGAGGAGTTCGGTGACACCCACCTGCGCGAGCTGTTCGCGGCCGACTCCGGCCGCGGCGCCGACTACACGCTGCGGGTCGGCGACCTGCTGGTGGACTACTCCAAGCAGCTGGTGACCGACCAGACCCTGGGCCTGCTGCGGGAGTTGGCGGCCGCCACCGGCGTCGCCGAGCTGCGCGACGCGATGTTCCGCGGCGAGAAGATCAACATCACCGAGGACCGGGCCGTCCTGCACACCGCCCTGCGCGCCCCGCGCGGCGCGGTGGTCGAGGTGGACGGCGAGAACGTGGTGCCCGCCGTGCACGCGGTGCTCGACAAGATGGCGGCCTTCGCCGACCGGGTCCGCTCCGGCGCGTGGACCGGGCAGACCGGCAAGCGGATCAGGAACATCGTCAATATCGGCATCGGCGGCTCCGACCTCGGCCCCGCGATGGCGTACGAGGTGCTCCGCTCCTACGCGCAGCGCGACCTGACGGTCCGTTTCGTCTCCAACGTGGACGGCGCCGACCTGCACGAGGCGGTCCGCGACCTGGACGCCGCCGAGACGCTGTTCATCGTCGCCTCCAAGACCTTCACCACGATCGAGACCATCACCAACGCCACCTCGGCGCGGGAGTGGCTGCTCGGCGAGCTGGGGGCCGGTCAGGAGGCGGTCGCCAAGCACTTCGTGGCGCTCTCCACCAACGAGGCCGGCGTCGCCGACTTCGGCATCGACGTGGCCAACATGTTCGAGTTCTGGGACTGGGTCGGCGGCCGCTACTCGTACGACTCCGCGATCGGCCTCTCGCTGATGATCGCGATCGGCCCGGACCACTTCCGCGAGATGCTGGACGGCTTCCACCTGGTCGACGAGCACTTCCGCACCGCGCCCGCCGAGGAGAACGTCCCGCTGCTGCTCGGCCTGCTGGGCGTCTGGTACGGCGCGTTCTTCGACGCCCAGGCGCACGCGGTGCTGCCGTACTCGCACTACCTGGCGCGCTTCACCGCCTACCTCCAGCAGCTCGACATGGAGTCCAACGGCAAGTCGGTCGACCGGGACGGCAATCCGGTGGCGTGGCAGACCGGCCCGGTGGTCTGGGGCACCCCCGGCACCAACGGCCAGCACGCGTACTACCAGCTGCTGCACCAGGGCACCAAGGTGATCCCGGCCGATTTCATCGGCTTCGCGAAGCCGGTCGCCGAGCTGAGCCCGGCGCTGGCCGCGCAGCACGACCTGCTGATGGCCAACTTCTTCGCCCAGACCCAGGCGCTGGCCTTCGGCAAGACCGCCGAGGAGGTCGCCGCCGAGGGCGTGCCCGCCGAGCTGGTCCCGCACAAGACCTTCCAGGGCAACCACCCGACCACCACCGTGCTGGCCGCCGAGCTCACCCCGTCGGTGCTCGGTCAGCTGGTCGCGCTGTACGAGCACAAGGTGTTCGTCCAGGGCGCGGTGTGGAACATCGACTCCTTCGACCAGTGGGGCGTCGAGCTCGGCAAGGTGCTGGCCAAGCGGATCGAGCCGGTGCTGCTGACCGGTGAGGGCACCGCCGCGCTGGACAGCTCGACCGCCGCGCTGGTGGCGAACTACCGCTCGCTGCGCGGGCGCTGA
- a CDS encoding bifunctional DNA primase/polymerase, translating into MDIWTYQSVEYVTVAGESWLASASEYPRSMRALWESRPWAPTVLPCGRVFDVISMPAVFGRAVLDELWASGPGCGPVASFRGRTLLFVQPGAAPRLRTLLAWEEWAREVPPLLCHGQGDAVTVPPIQRMVDAPVSPGQGAGRWIVAPDSREPWLPGAATVLWACVRASRAKTQPEVSEA; encoded by the coding sequence GTGGACATCTGGACGTATCAATCCGTGGAGTACGTCACCGTGGCCGGGGAGTCCTGGCTGGCCTCCGCGAGTGAGTACCCGCGCAGTATGCGCGCCCTCTGGGAGTCACGCCCGTGGGCGCCGACCGTCCTGCCCTGCGGGCGGGTCTTCGACGTGATCAGCATGCCGGCCGTGTTCGGGCGCGCCGTGCTGGACGAGCTCTGGGCCTCCGGGCCGGGCTGCGGCCCGGTCGCCTCCTTCCGGGGCCGGACCCTGCTGTTCGTCCAGCCGGGCGCGGCGCCCCGGCTGCGTACCCTGCTGGCCTGGGAGGAGTGGGCCCGCGAGGTGCCGCCGCTGCTCTGCCACGGGCAGGGCGACGCGGTGACCGTGCCACCGATCCAGCGGATGGTGGACGCCCCGGTCTCGCCGGGCCAGGGCGCCGGCCGCTGGATCGTCGCACCGGACTCCCGGGAGCCCTGGCTGCCGGGCGCCGCCACGGTGCTCTGGGCCTGCGTCCGGGCCTCCCGGGCCAAAACGCAGCCCGAGGTTTCGGAAGCCTGA
- a CDS encoding AAA family ATPase, with the protein MTISQTSPAPEHPGAAADSAVAAILAATVHPAPGAPRGVVVDSPPGAGKSTLVVRAARELVAGGEKLMIVAQTNSQVDDLVGRLAEKGPDLTIGRLHASDGKPAAELSRYANVTAAAKVGDLLEQDVVISTAAKWQWVKTEARWRHAIVDEAYQMRSDALLAVAGLFDRALFVGDPGQLDPFTVVGTDQWAGLSYDPSSSAVVTLLAHNPEIRPHRLPVSWRLPYSAAPLISAAFYPYTPFRSGTGPDDRRLTTGTAPDGSALDAAIDEAAEHGWALLELPARHTVRTDPQAVAATAATVHRLLTRGLTAHSEQGSTPLTADRIAVGTAHRDQAAAVRAALLRLGVPVDGSVGPAVTVDTANRLQGREYDVTVVLHPLSGRPDATAFHLETGRLCVLASRHRHACIVVARAGIPELLDEHPATEPVQLGVTMKFPDGWEANHAVLAQLNEHRVQLR; encoded by the coding sequence ATGACCATCAGTCAGACCAGCCCGGCCCCCGAGCACCCCGGTGCCGCCGCCGACTCCGCCGTGGCCGCGATCCTGGCCGCCACCGTCCACCCCGCCCCGGGGGCGCCGCGCGGGGTGGTGGTCGACTCGCCGCCGGGCGCGGGCAAGTCGACCCTGGTGGTGCGGGCCGCCCGGGAGCTGGTGGCGGGCGGCGAGAAGCTGATGATCGTGGCCCAGACGAACAGTCAGGTGGACGACCTGGTCGGCCGGCTGGCCGAGAAGGGTCCCGATCTGACGATCGGCCGGCTGCACGCCTCCGATGGCAAGCCCGCCGCCGAGCTGTCCCGGTACGCCAACGTCACCGCCGCCGCCAAGGTCGGCGACCTGCTGGAGCAGGACGTGGTGATCTCCACGGCGGCCAAGTGGCAGTGGGTCAAGACCGAGGCGCGCTGGCGGCACGCGATCGTGGACGAGGCGTACCAGATGCGCTCGGACGCGCTGCTCGCCGTGGCCGGGCTGTTCGACCGGGCCCTGTTCGTCGGCGACCCGGGCCAGCTGGACCCGTTCACGGTGGTCGGCACCGACCAGTGGGCGGGCCTGTCCTACGACCCGTCCAGCAGCGCGGTGGTCACCCTGCTCGCGCACAACCCGGAAATCCGGCCGCACCGCCTGCCGGTCTCCTGGCGGCTGCCGTACTCCGCCGCGCCGCTGATCTCGGCCGCCTTCTACCCGTACACCCCGTTCCGCTCCGGCACCGGGCCCGACGACCGGCGGCTGACCACCGGCACCGCCCCGGACGGCTCCGCGCTGGACGCCGCGATCGACGAGGCGGCCGAGCACGGCTGGGCGCTGCTGGAGCTGCCCGCCCGGCACACCGTCCGGACGGATCCGCAGGCGGTGGCCGCCACCGCCGCCACCGTGCACCGGTTGCTCACCCGGGGGCTGACCGCGCACTCGGAGCAGGGCAGCACCCCGCTGACCGCCGACCGGATCGCGGTCGGCACCGCCCACCGGGACCAGGCGGCCGCCGTCCGGGCCGCGCTGCTGCGGCTCGGCGTGCCGGTGGACGGCTCGGTCGGCCCCGCGGTCACCGTGGACACCGCGAACCGGCTGCAGGGCCGCGAGTACGACGTCACCGTCGTGCTGCACCCGCTCTCCGGCCGCCCGGACGCCACCGCCTTCCACCTGGAGACCGGGCGGCTCTGCGTCCTCGCCTCCCGGCACCGGCACGCCTGCATCGTGGTGGCCAGGGCCGGCATCCCCGAGCTGCTGGACGAGCACCCGGCGACCGAGCCGGTCCAGCTCGGGGTGACGATGAAGTTCCCGGATGGCTGGGAGGCCAACCACGCGGTGCTCGCCCAGCTGAACGAACACCGGGTGCAGCTGCGCTAA
- a CDS encoding histidine phosphatase family protein, translating into MPARIVLVRHGETAWSASGQHTGRTDIPLTEEGRRMALALGARLAKAPWNGLPDALVYTSPLSRAKETCELAGFGDRAVERDELLEWDYGQYEGRTGPDIRATDHPGWLIWRDGVPGGEKLADVAARVDAFLAELNSAHGTPDPDTTTMHCADRDVVLFAHGHLLRILTARWLGLPPEFAQRFKLGTAALSVLSWEYGAPAVEIWNDTSHLVHSD; encoded by the coding sequence ATGCCCGCCCGTATCGTGCTTGTCCGGCATGGCGAGACCGCCTGGTCGGCCAGCGGCCAGCACACCGGCCGTACCGACATCCCGCTCACCGAGGAGGGCCGCAGGATGGCCCTGGCCCTCGGGGCCCGGCTGGCCAAGGCACCGTGGAACGGCCTGCCGGACGCCCTCGTCTACACCAGCCCGCTGTCCCGGGCCAAGGAGACCTGCGAGCTGGCCGGTTTCGGCGACCGGGCGGTCGAACGGGACGAACTGCTGGAGTGGGACTACGGCCAGTACGAGGGCCGCACCGGCCCCGACATCCGGGCCACCGACCACCCCGGTTGGCTGATCTGGCGGGACGGCGTCCCCGGCGGCGAGAAGCTCGCCGACGTGGCGGCGCGGGTGGACGCCTTCCTCGCGGAGCTCAACTCCGCACACGGGACGCCGGATCCGGACACCACCACCATGCACTGCGCCGACCGCGACGTGGTGCTGTTCGCGCACGGGCACCTGCTGCGGATCCTGACGGCGCGGTGGCTGGGGCTGCCGCCCGAGTTCGCGCAGCGGTTCAAGCTCGGGACGGCGGCGCTTTCGGTGCTGTCGTGGGAGTACGGGGCGCCGGCGGTGGAGATCTGGAACGACACCAGTCACCTTGTGCACTCTGACTAG
- a CDS encoding tetratricopeptide repeat protein — MAAKRPLTPNAAMRALRGDLSPGEFAVAIRRAAREIGEHVSCDARYIGRVEAGEIRCPNYAYERVFRHMWPDRSLSELGFTPRTAVRRRAADPPSVPAPRLGPGGPNRLDDSYHPDEENDDVRRRTFLNGGSTALVTALGLDLPAQAATPAVPPPRRVGAAEVLGVEQAVRDIRLLDDVHGADALFELAGQSLRGAYVMLNDGEYSAATERRLQSGAGELAISVGWLAHDSNRLADARSFYSEALATARMANDAALEAHVFSNSAFLARDAGRAREALRAAQAGQAAARHLDSDRLLSLLVMREAGAWALLRDRAACERALGRAHTLFDRGESEADPEWMSFFGEAEIAGLEAQCWSALGEFDRATDRVSRAISLQEPHFVRNRVLYTAELAHDRLGLGDLAGAAVHGTAAATLLGQVRSARIRSMLATTADRLRPHRTVPEVAAFFTTYDAA; from the coding sequence ATGGCAGCCAAGAGGCCCCTCACCCCCAACGCCGCCATGCGAGCCCTGCGCGGCGACCTCTCCCCCGGCGAGTTCGCGGTGGCGATCCGCCGGGCCGCCCGGGAGATCGGCGAACACGTCTCCTGCGACGCCCGCTACATCGGCCGGGTGGAGGCCGGGGAGATCCGCTGTCCCAACTACGCCTACGAGCGGGTGTTCCGGCACATGTGGCCGGACCGCTCCCTGTCCGAGCTCGGGTTCACCCCGCGTACGGCGGTCCGCCGCCGCGCGGCCGACCCGCCGTCGGTCCCGGCCCCCAGGCTCGGGCCGGGCGGGCCGAACCGGCTCGACGACTCGTACCATCCCGACGAGGAGAACGACGACGTGCGTCGCCGTACATTCCTGAACGGCGGTTCCACCGCCCTGGTGACCGCGCTCGGCCTCGACCTGCCCGCGCAGGCCGCGACGCCGGCCGTCCCGCCCCCGCGCCGGGTCGGCGCGGCCGAGGTGCTCGGGGTCGAGCAGGCCGTCCGCGACATCCGGCTGCTGGACGACGTGCACGGCGCGGACGCCCTGTTCGAGCTGGCCGGGCAGTCGCTGCGCGGCGCGTACGTGATGCTCAACGACGGCGAGTACAGCGCCGCCACCGAGCGCCGACTGCAGTCCGGGGCGGGCGAACTGGCCATCTCGGTCGGGTGGTTGGCCCACGACTCGAACCGCCTGGCGGACGCCCGCTCGTTCTACTCCGAGGCGCTCGCCACCGCCCGGATGGCCAACGACGCGGCCCTGGAGGCGCACGTCTTCTCCAACAGCGCCTTCCTGGCGCGGGACGCGGGCCGGGCCAGGGAAGCCCTCCGGGCCGCCCAGGCCGGGCAGGCCGCGGCCCGGCACCTGGACTCCGACCGGCTGCTCTCGCTGCTGGTCATGCGGGAGGCCGGGGCCTGGGCGCTGCTGCGCGACCGGGCCGCCTGCGAACGGGCGTTGGGCCGGGCCCACACCCTCTTCGACCGCGGCGAGTCGGAGGCCGACCCGGAGTGGATGAGCTTCTTCGGCGAGGCGGAGATCGCCGGCCTGGAGGCCCAGTGCTGGTCCGCCCTCGGCGAGTTCGACCGGGCCACCGACCGGGTCAGCCGGGCGATCTCCCTGCAGGAACCGCACTTCGTCCGCAACCGGGTCCTCTACACCGCCGAACTCGCCCACGACCGCCTCGGCCTCGGCGACCTGGCCGGCGCAGCGGTCCACGGCACGGCCGCCGCCACCCTGCTCGGCCAGGTCCGCTCGGCCCGCATCCGCAGCATGCTCGCCACCACCGCAGACCGGCTGCGCCCACACCGCACCGTCCCGGAGGTCGCCGCGTTCTTCACCACGTACGACGCCGCCTGA
- a CDS encoding spermidine synthase, translating to MGRSNRAGRARTEAEPATTAPAGSPGGRTHAQGSLARPVGSGLAELIPDRDRPSAWTLLLDGAPQSLVDLADPSHLGFEYQRRLGHLIDLAAPPGKPITVLHLGGGALTLARYTAATRPRSRQQVAEIDPELTELVRAELPLERTWQIKVRGADARAVLERTPEGTVDLVIADIFSGARTPAHCATTEFAALAARALAPGGRYAANIADGGTLGFARSQVATLLAVFPEVCLTADPAVLRGKRFGNLILTAAHQPLPLDELGRRVASDSYLGRIEHGRPLADFTAGAVPATDATAAPSPAPPPGVFR from the coding sequence ATGGGACGCAGCAACCGGGCCGGTCGGGCTCGCACCGAGGCCGAGCCCGCCACGACGGCCCCCGCCGGGTCGCCCGGCGGCCGTACGCACGCACAGGGGTCGCTGGCCCGCCCGGTCGGCTCCGGCCTGGCCGAGCTGATCCCGGACCGTGACCGCCCCAGTGCTTGGACGCTGCTGCTCGACGGAGCTCCGCAGTCCCTGGTCGACCTGGCCGACCCGAGCCACCTGGGCTTCGAGTACCAGCGCCGCCTCGGCCACCTGATCGACCTCGCGGCCCCGCCCGGCAAGCCGATCACCGTGCTGCACCTGGGCGGTGGCGCCCTGACGCTGGCCCGCTACACCGCCGCGACCCGGCCGAGGTCCCGTCAGCAGGTCGCCGAGATCGACCCCGAGCTGACCGAACTGGTGCGCGCCGAACTGCCGTTGGAGCGCACCTGGCAGATCAAGGTGCGCGGTGCCGACGCGCGTGCGGTGCTCGAACGGACCCCCGAGGGCACCGTCGACCTGGTGATCGCCGACATCTTCTCGGGCGCCAGGACCCCGGCCCACTGCGCCACGACCGAGTTCGCCGCGCTGGCCGCCCGGGCGCTCGCCCCCGGTGGCCGGTACGCCGCGAACATCGCCGACGGCGGGACGCTGGGCTTCGCCCGCTCCCAGGTCGCCACCCTGCTGGCGGTTTTCCCGGAGGTCTGTCTGACGGCCGATCCGGCGGTGCTGCGGGGCAAGCGGTTCGGCAACCTGATCCTGACCGCCGCTCACCAGCCGTTGCCGCTGGACGAGTTGGGCCGCCGGGTGGCCTCCGACTCCTACCTCGGCCGGATCGAACACGGCCGCCCGTTGGCCGACTTCACCGCCGGCGCCGTCCCGGCCACCGACGCCACGGCGGCACCCTCCCCGGCGCCCCCGCCGGGCGTCTTCCGCTGA